The following are encoded in a window of Brevibacillus sp. DP1.3A genomic DNA:
- the paaD gene encoding 1,2-phenylacetyl-CoA epoxidase subunit PaaD has translation MAQEELQLHEGLEATCWELLQQVTDPEIPVISMVEMGMIHKVRVEADVVHVEVLPTFVGCPALEIMKKNITEKLVEAEGINQVQVAFVYDPAWTSDRIALDARDKLKSFGIAPPPLDFKPGDTWEVACPYCDSPYTQMENLFGPAACRSILYCRHCKNPFEALKPIY, from the coding sequence ATGGCGCAAGAAGAACTGCAACTGCATGAAGGGCTTGAAGCGACATGCTGGGAACTGCTGCAGCAAGTAACGGATCCCGAAATTCCGGTGATCAGCATGGTGGAGATGGGGATGATTCACAAAGTGCGCGTCGAGGCAGACGTCGTACACGTCGAGGTGCTCCCTACCTTCGTCGGCTGTCCGGCACTCGAGATCATGAAGAAGAACATCACAGAAAAGCTGGTGGAGGCAGAAGGAATCAATCAGGTTCAGGTAGCGTTCGTCTATGATCCAGCCTGGACATCTGATCGTATCGCCTTGGATGCTCGCGATAAGCTGAAAAGCTTTGGCATCGCGCCGCCACCGCTTGACTTCAAACCGGGAGATACATGGGAAGTGGCATGTCCCTACTGTGATTCCCCGTATACACAAATGGAAAATTTGTTTGGCCCTGCTGCTTGTCGAAGTATTTTGTATTGCCGGCACTGCAAAAATCCGTTTGAGGCCCTAAAACCAATCTATTGA